Genomic DNA from Bacteroidales bacterium:
GTTAACAAGGAAAGCAATGGCCCGCCTGTCGGCAAGCCCATAAACATTGAGGTTTCGGGTGAAAACCTGGATGAGCTCATCGCCACAACGGATAAATTGTCGCGTTTTATTGATTCAATAGGAATAGACGGTATAGAAGACCTCAAATCGGACTTTGAAACCTTCAAACCTGAACTGATAGTTAATATTGACCGTGAGCGTGCCAACCGGGAGGGGATTACAACCGGTCAGATCGGAATGGAACTCAGAACGGCCATAACTGGTAATGAAGTATCCAAATTCCGTGAAGAAGAAGATCAGTATCCTATACAATTGCGTTACAGCGAATACCAGCGTGAGAATATCGACAGGCTTATGAACCTGAAGATAACTTTTATGGATATGGCAAGCGGACGCCTCAAGAGCATTCCGTTGTCCTCTGTGGCTTCGATAAAATACCAGAACACATACGGGGGTATCAAAAGGAAGGATCTGAAACGGGTAATCACGCTGTCGTCAAACCTGTTGTCGGGTTATAACTCCAACGCGGTGAACCAAAAGATCCGCCAGGCTCTTCCGAAATTTGAAAAACCGGAATCCATTGAAATATCCATTACAGGGGAACAGGAAGACCAGGCTGAAAACATGGTATTTCTCGGTAAAGCTTTGCTGCTTTCCATATTCCTGGTTTTGTTCATTCTCGTAACCCAGTTTAATTCAAAAAGCAAACCGGTAATTATCCTTTCGGAAATCCTTTTCAGTATTATCGGTGTAATCCTCGGATTCACGCTGTTTAATATGGATTATTCCATCATCATGTCAGGTATGGGTATTGTTGCACTGGCCGGTATTGTGGTACGTAACGGAATATTGCTTGTTGAATTCACCGACAGGCTGAAGGAAGGCGGTATGCGGACACGCGAAGCCATTGTACAGGGCGGAAAAGTCAGGATCACTCCGATTGTGCTGACCGCTACAGCCACCATTCTGGGTCTTATTCCGCTGGCCATCGGTTTTAATATTAATTTCGCCACCCTGCTTACTGATTTAAGCCCGCAGCTACATATCGGAAGTGACACAAAGGATTTCTTCGGGGCCCTGGCATGGACAATCATTTTTGGTTTGTCGTTTGCGACAGTTCTGACTCTTCTGTTTATACCCGTAATGTATAAGATTCTGTGGGTAGCGAAGATTAATATGTGGCGCAGATCACATCACAGGAGGCTGAGGAGAGAGGAGAGAGAAGAGAGGAGAGCGCTGAGAGCCCGGTAGGGAGTAAGGAGTATGGAGTAGGGAGTAAGGAGTAAGACCTGACAGAGTCCGGAGGACCTGTCAGAGTCTGATTTAATAACACAGCTTAGAGCCAAAAGGCGTAGTTTATAACTGCGCCTTTGCTTTTTATGGTAATTTATTTATTCCTTCATATCTGACCTTCCACGTTCCGTTCTTAGGGAAACCGGGAAGATCGGTACGGGAATTATCAAAACCTGCACACATAATGGCAATGGCGGTGAGCAAACCGCCATTGCCGGGCAGGTAAACCCTCAGCCGGTCGTTCTGGTAATTATGGCCGTTCGGAAGCCATGTATTGGATCCGGTTTTCATAAAAAGCGCATCAACAGCCTTTTCAGGCATACCAAGGCGGGTAGCTGCCATGGCAACCATCGGAAAATCCCATCCCCGGGTTTCATTCCAGTTCCAGTTGTTCCACACAAAATCAAATGTTTTTCTCATCACTGCTGTATCCACAAGCCTGCTTTGCGGCAACATACCATAAGCAGCGAGCACAACAGGATGGTCTGTCAGAAACCTCGGATTAGTATAAGAATCAGGGGCCGTTTCAGTGGCAAGGTAAATATTACCCGATTTTGGCAAAGGCGATAACTGAACCAGCACGCTGTCCCACTCCTGGTTTCTTTGTATTCCCAGCCGTTCCCGCCATTTCTGTGCGGTGGCAAGACCATAATACCAGTAAGCCAGCTCAAAAGAAGGATTCAGTGTGGTTTCAGGAGGATATCGTTCCTGTGCAGGAATAAGGGTCGGTCCAAGTACAAACCGATTGTTTACCCTGTCGCGCCAGGCATATGAAGCCATAAAATCAGCCGTGGCAAAAACAAGACCTGCATATTTTCTCACCGTCTCAACATCCGGTTTGCTGCGGTAGCACAATTCTGCCAGGTATATGACATGAGGTTGCTGCCATATCAGGAAGCTTCCTATATCTGAAGGACTGTCATTACCGTAAGGATCAGTCATTTTAGGCCACCTGTATCCGCGAAAACCCTGGCGATCTGCCGTGTTAAATGCATTCTCCGAAATTCGCAGGTAATATCCCAGGCTTTTCTCGAGCAATGCAGTGCGTTGCCAGAGTGCAAAATGTGCCGACTGCCACCAGTGCATTTCGAGATGGAATTTGCCGTACGAGCTGTTGTATGTAAGGCCTGTTTCCTGGGGTGGCAGTATTCCGGAGCACTGTATTTTAGTAAGATATTGCGACAGCACAACCCGTCGTTCCAGCTCAGCAGCCCGCGGGTCAGTACTTCCGCTGAAATCGACCGCCCCACCGGCCGACCAGAAAGCTTCCCAGAGAACCCGGTTATTGCGCTCGGTGGTTTCGAAATCAGGAACGGATGTTTCTGTCACCTCCGGTGAAAATAAGCAACTGATGGTAAATGAGTCCCGAAGAGAATCCGGAACAATTATAAAATCATGTGCTGCATTCTTCAATAGCCGGGCTTTCCCCTTCCAAGCCAGGTTAGCGCTGTAAAATGTTGAATCCATCCTTCGGTTTATTATAACCGAGGTATCGGTTGCATAGCGAGGCAGGGATATATGACGCTCAGGCCGGGTCCAGTCGCAGCCTTCGTCAGTATGCTGCCCCGATGGGTAAGGAAACCGGATTCTTACCCTGAGAAGACCTTTTGAAATCAGAGGAGATACAATTTTTGCCGAAACCACGTCCATTTCCTGGTGGGCATAGGTAATCACTTTCACAGCGTATCCTTCAGCAATAAAGGCGCTTTCAATTTTTCCGCTCCACGGGTTAAGCGACTGGCTGACAAAATCAATGTCACGGGGGTTTACAGGGCTTCCGTCGGGATGTATCAGATCTAGGCCAAGCATTCCGAGGTGTACCCTGTGCGGATTCTGTCTGAAATAATCAGCGGCGGCTTCCTTTCGGGATGTGTTATTCCACTCGACATTATAGGATACTTTACGACCGTGGTAATTGTAATTTTTCAGGCATTCGTTAATATTGTAATTATGAATATTCGGAAAGCTGTGCCAGCCCCAGTTTGAATAACTGCCGAGAGGAATCCCGTTTTCATATAACTCCGGGTAAGTCTGCAGTCCTGTAAAATCAACTGTAAATGCAAATCCGCCATTGCCCACAGTAAGTGAAGACACTGAATCGACCGTGGTTATATTCACAATATGTCTTTCTACAAGCGCCTTGCGATCGATTTTTTCAACGGGCTGAAGGTGGGTGCAAGCGGTGAAAAAAGTGAAAAGTAAGATCGGTATATTTTTTACAATGGTCATTTTAGTCTGTTGGTCTGTTGGTAAAACTTCTTAAATCGTAAATCAGTGTTCGGCGTTCGGTGTTGATTTTCAGGGACCTTAGGGACGATAGGGACTATAGGGACCGCAGGTATCCAGTATCTAGTATCCAGTATCCAGCGTCCAGTATCCAGCATCCAGCATATATAGCCTATACTAACAAATCAATTCTCAATTCGTCGAATTAAAGATAACGAATCCTTTCCTTCTATCCCCAAATTCTCTATATCTTTACGGCCTTTGAAAACGAAATGATTTCTCATCACTACGGTGAAATTGCCGCTCTCATTGTGGCTTTCTTTTGGTCGATCACAGCACTTGCCTTTGAATCGGCCAGCCGGAAAGTAGGTTCAATACCGGTAAATATTATCCGGCTGGTTATAGGATTTACTTTTTTAAGCCTGCTGAACTTGGTTGTACGCGGCATTCCTTTCCCGTATGATGCCTCAGCCCACAACTGGATCTGGCTTTCAATCTCAGGCCTTATCGGTTTTGTAATCGGCGATTTTTTCCTGTTGAAATCATTCACGATTATCGGTTCATGGTTTGCCATGCTCGTTATGACCCTGGCACCTCCCATGGCTGCCATTTTCGGTTGGTTTTTACTTGATGAACATCTGGGATGGATCTCCATCAGTGGAATTGTGATCACAATGCTCGGTATTGTTGTAGCCATGCTTCACAGGGACAAGGAAAGCAGGAAATTCAAATCGAGCAAACCTTTGCTGGGACTTCTGTATGCGTTTGGCGGTGCGTTGGGACAAGCCCTGGGCATTGTGTTCAGCAAGTACGGCATGGAACAGTACAGTCCATTTGCCGCCACACAAATCAGGGTTTTTATGGGAATTATCGGACTTATTATAATCATTACCCTGATGAAAAAATGGGTCCCTGTTTTTGAAGCGCTTAAGCACAAAAAAGCTATGACACATGTGACAGTCGGAGCTTTTTTCGGGCCTTTCCTGGGAGTTTCCTTTTCGCTCATTGCCATCCGCTATACCTCAACGGGAATAGCATCAACCATTATGGCCATGGTTCCTATTTTCATCATACCGCCGAGTGTGTGGTATTTTAAACATAAAATCACACTCCGAGAAATCATCGGCACACTGATAAGCCTTGCGGGCGTGACCCTTTTCTTCCTTTAAAAACTGTATTGACAAATTAAATAATAAAACTATGAGCGATTACCTGAGAAGATTTATTAAATTCATTTTATATATGGCTGTAATCTTTACAGTTGTATTGGTTGTTGTTCCTTTGCTTACACATGAAAAGCCAACCGTCAATTTTTTTGAGGCGTTTACCGACAAGCATTACATGCCGCTGACGATCCTGATTGTTGTTTATTCATTTCTTTATCCGCTGGTTGCTTTCACCCGTGTAAAACGCCATCTCAACGGCACATTTGCCGAGAACCGTGCTGTTTTCGAAAAAGTACTTGAAAATCTGCAATAT
This window encodes:
- a CDS encoding DMT family transporter — encoded protein: MISHHYGEIAALIVAFFWSITALAFESASRKVGSIPVNIIRLVIGFTFLSLLNLVVRGIPFPYDASAHNWIWLSISGLIGFVIGDFFLLKSFTIIGSWFAMLVMTLAPPMAAIFGWFLLDEHLGWISISGIVITMLGIVVAMLHRDKESRKFKSSKPLLGLLYAFGGALGQALGIVFSKYGMEQYSPFAATQIRVFMGIIGLIIIITLMKKWVPVFEALKHKKAMTHVTVGAFFGPFLGVSFSLIAIRYTSTGIASTIMAMVPIFIIPPSVWYFKHKITLREIIGTLISLAGVTLFFL